In Plasmodium gaboni strain SY75 chromosome 14, whole genome shotgun sequence, one genomic interval encodes:
- a CDS encoding hypothetical protein (conserved Plasmodium protein, unknown function) has translation EINIDSQYLKVVNKFVKLKLQGNQSDEKDISRLARFYLKNEKENDEDELLLDEEIGVFPTKCPISQMPFENPVTQRFSKNRKACVHTFEKAFILRLMHNKDTIECPIAACKKKVYKSSLHPDYEFLHHSRYKKFRDHITDALEYFNNIRNEEKEILDFAE, from the exons ACGAAATAAATATTGATTCCCAATATTTAAAAGTAGTAAACAAATTTGTCAAATTGAAATTACAAG GAAACCAGAGCGACGAAAAAGACATATCAAGATTAGCAAGa ttctatttaaaaaatgaaaaagaaaatgatgaagatgaaTTATTACTTGATGAAGAAATTGGTGTTTTCCCAACAAAATGTCCAATATCACAAATGCCTTTTGAAAATCCCGTTACACAAAG ATTTAGCAAAAATAGAAAAGCTTGCGTACACACTTTTGAAAAGGCATTTATACTTCGATTAAT GCATAATAAGGATACAATAGAATGCCCCATAGCAg CttgtaaaaaaaaggtCTACAAAAGTTCCCTTCATCCTGATTATGAATTTCTTCATCATTCAAG GTACAAAAAATTTAGGGACCATATCACAGATGCCTTggaatattttaataatatacgCAATGAAG aaAAGGAAATTTTAGATTTTGctgaataa